A genome region from Polyodon spathula isolate WHYD16114869_AA chromosome 19, ASM1765450v1, whole genome shotgun sequence includes the following:
- the LOC121294268 gene encoding lysM and putative peptidoglycan-binding domain-containing protein 2-like — protein MAEFSPVLPLRDGGGRFGQPVFPRSRSGSESEAELSQSLALTKTRSYGSTASVTAPLTEKYIEHRVSASDTLQGIALKYGVTMEHIKRANKLFSNDCIFLKTSLNIPVISEKCTSFNGLNSLESPDSEASVTVAEDDTSPSSSTASPSPNTQEPDSQPTQPAELSAKDYLQRLDLKIQLSKQAARKLKEEDIRLEGEDHEHASSSYHTH, from the exons atgGCGGAGTTCTCCCCAGTGCTGCCACTAAGGGATGGAGGCGGTCGGTTCGGACAACCAGTCTTCCCCAGGTCCCGCTCCGGTTCGGAGTCTGAAGCCGAACTGTCCCAGAGCCTGGCCCTGACCAAGACCCGCTCGTACGGCAGCACCGCCAGTGTAACCGCACCGCTGACAGAGAAATACATCGAGCACCGGGTCAGTGCGAGTGATACTCTGCAGGGAATCGCTCTCAAATACGGAGTCACG ATGGAACACATCAAGAGGGCAAACAAACTCTTTAGCAACGATTGTATATTTCTGAAGACAAGCCTAAATATTCCAGTGATCTCAGAGAAATGTACATCGTTTAATGGACTAAACTCATTAGAATCGCCAGACAGCGAGGCCAGCGTGACCGTGGCAGAGGATGAcacttctccttcttcttctacCGCGTCTCCTTCTCCCAACACTCAGGAACCTGACAGCCAGCCCACTCAGCCAGCGGAGCTGTCCGCCAAAGATTACTTACAGAGACTGGACTTGAAAATTCAACTCTCCAAACAGGCTGCTAGGAAACTAAAAGAGGAGGACATCAG ACTGGAGGGGGAAGACCATGAGCATGCATCCTCTTCATACCATACTCACTGA